The genomic DNA GAGTTCGCTTGCTGCCTCAGCGAAGAATGGGTCGCGGACTGTGAAGTCGACCCGCCGCTCATCCAGCTTGCGCCAGCCGCCCCGAGAACTGCGCTTGACGTTCAGATGCGCCCCGGCATCCTGGAGCATCTTGCGCTTGCCTGCGGTATCTGCACTTGCCCAGATTCGCGAATACGTTTTGCCGGACCGGATTTCCTCAACGCGTGGCGGAGTCTTTTCCCGGCTCTCAAGGTCAGCGAGTCGCGCGTCGAGGGAATCGGCGTGCCGTTGCCATGCCGCCTTGCCTGCGTTGGACTTTTGACGTCCCCTCTGCGCCTGGTGCTCTTCGAACTCAGCGAGGGTGGCGTCAATCTCGGGCTGCGGGTCGTATCCCGGAATGGTGCGGGTGTGCGTTACTTCCAGCGCGCCGAGCATCCATAGGAACTGACGCTCGACGTATTCCTCCGCCCATTCGCGCTTGATGATGGACGGGGCATCGCACTTTTGCCCCCTGGTGAGTGCGCCGCACTTGTACGTCTCCGTCTTGCTGGTGCTCTTGCTGTTGGCGGACGGTCGGTGCAGGTACATGCGCTGTCCGCAGCCTTCGCAATGGATGATGCGGAGCAAAAGCGCCATGGTGTCTACGCGGTCGACCTTTTTGTTATCGACGGATCGCTCGGACAACACTGCGCCGATTGCGTCGAATTCCTCACGGGTGAGGATCGGCTCAGCGGTAGCCATCACGGGCTTACCCTCGCTGTCCCTCACGGGCTTGTTGTCCTGTGTCTTCCAGCCCAACATGCGCTCAGAGGTGAGCAGTTCTTTGATGCTGCCGTGGCGCCACGTGAAGCGCCCACGGGTCACGGTCTCGCCTGCCCGGCCGCCTGTCTTTCCGCCTGTGTCGCGCCCTTTCTTGAGGCTCCAATGGTCGCGGGGGGACGGAATGCCATCCGCGTTAAGTCCTCGGGCGACGTCTGCTGCGCTTTTGCCGAGCACACTCTTACTGGGGTCTCCCATGAGCTCCAGGATGATGCGCTCAATGACTGCCACAGCTTCCGGGTCCTGAGCCAGGGTCCATCCTCCGCCGTCGAGTGGCGCGGGCATGTAGCCGTACGGCGGACGCGAACCACGCCAGCGCAAGGGCATGACTCGCATTGCATCCTGCGCGCTGATGACTCGCTCTCGGATGGACTGAGCCTCGAACTGCGCGGCGAAAGCGAAGATCTTCAAAATCAGTTCGGTAATGAGGTCGACACCGTTACGGAAATCGAGCGTCAACCGTCCGCCCGGTCCCTCGGCAAAGACGATCACTTTCTTGTTTTCTCGCGCCCACTTGACTAGGTCGTCCATGTCAGCCATTGACCGGACGGCACGGTCGAAACGCCAGAAGCACAGCGCGTCGAAATCGTCCGGACGGCGGAGCCACTTGCCCAACTCCGGCCGCTCAAAAGGCGTTGTCTTGCTTGCGCTTACTCCCAGGTCGACGGCTTCCCGGTCGCCCAGGTCGATACCGAGACCAGCGGCGGCAGCAGCGTTGGCAGCGCGCTGACGTTCGGGGCTGGTGGTCTCATCGGTCAGTACGGACAGGCGGAGGACGGACACGCCCCTGAGCTGAGTGGTCACGGGCGTGCTCTGTCGGGTCGATTGCGCGGGGCCGCTGACCTGCTGTTTTGCTGCCACGGTGGGGCTCTCCTAGAACTACTAGTCGAGAGCCTTCGGAAACCCGTACGGCCATCCCGCGCCGAGCACGGTCAAGGCGCTGCGGGACGAGGGCGCGCTGGTGCTGCGGACGGACGAGGACGGGGCGATCGCCGTCGCCGGTGCGGGCGCGGAGCTGCGGGTGGCGAGAGACTGATGCCATGAATTCCGCCCAGGCTGACGCCTACCTCCGTCGTATCGGCGTGACACACCCCGCGTGGCCCACCGTCGATGTGCTGCGCGAGCTTCAACTGCACCATCTGCGCACCGTGCCGTTCGAGAACCTGTCGATCCATCTCGGCGAGGAGATCGTGCTCGACGAGAAGCGGCTGCTGGACAAGGTCGTGGGCGCGCGACGGGGCGGCTTCTGTTACGAACTGAACGGGGCGTTCGGGGCGTTGCTGGAGTCGCTCGGCTTCGACGTGACGCTGCTCGCGGCACGGGTGTACGGGGAGGAGGGTCGGCTCGGAGTGCCGTACGACCATCTCGCGCTGCGGGTGCGGACGGTCGACGGCGGCGACTGGCTGGCCGATGTGGGCTTCGGGGCGCACAGTCACTATCCGCTGGCCTTCGGGGAGCGTGGTGAGCAGGTGGATCCGGGCGGCACGTTCCGGGTGATCGAAGCGGGGGTGGACGCGGCGGGAGCGCGGAGCAGCGGTGGGTCGGCGGCATCCGGGGACCTCGATGTGCTGAGGGACGGCAAGCCCCAGTACCGCCTGGAGACGCGACCGAGGGTGCTCGGGGACTTCGTGGCCGGGCTGTGGTGGCACAGCACGTCGCCGAAGTCGCATTTCACACAGTCGCTGGTGTGCTCGCGGGTCACGGAGGACGGAGGGCGGATCACGCTCAGCGGTCGCAGGTTCACGGTGACGGCGGCCGACGGCCGGAAGGAGGTGTCGGATCTGGGCACGGACGAGGAGGTGCTGGGGGTCTATCGGGAGCGGTTCGGGATCGAGCTCGATCAGGTGCCGACCGTGCAAAAGAGGGGCGAAATCGGGTAATTGGGGTACTCGGCGGAGGGGTGTGCAGGCTGGGGGGCGGGCCTCGCCGAGGTCGGGATGCGGATGGACCAGTAGCGGTCCGCGCCTGCGGCTTCCGTGGCCGACCCGGGCGTCGGTAATGCCGGGCGTAGCGGGAAAATGGCTCCGTGAGTGATGTGAGACATGTGCTGGTGCTGCCCGACCGTGATGCCGCTCAGGAGGCGGCGGAGGCGCTCGGGGAGCGGTTCGCACTCGACGAGGAGCCGCAGCTCGTACGGGATGCGCTCGCTGGTGAGGACGACGCCGAGGATGCCCAGTGGCTCCTCGTGCTACGGGACGAGAGGGGGCGGCTCGATCCGAAGGAGCTGGATGAGTTCGCGGGGGAGTGGGACGGGTGGCGGGAGGAGCCTTAGACCGGGCACTGAACGAGGTGCCCGTCGGCCCGGCGCTGGGCGACGCGGCCGTGGGCCCGGCGCCGGGCGAGGCGGCCGTGGCCCGGATTTGGGGTGAGCCGGGGGAGGTCGGGCGTGGGTGCGTTGTCAGTGGCGCGTGGGATGCTTGGCGCGATGGCCAAGAAGACCGCACATGACGACCCTCTCGCCCCCGTCACGCTTGCCGTGGGCCAGGAGGACCTCCTGCTCGACCGTGCCGTACAGGAGGTGGTGGCCGCCGCCCGGGCCGCCGACGCCGACACGGACGTACGTGACCTGACCTCGGACCAGTTGCAGCCCGGCACGCTCGCCGAGCTGACCAGTCCGTCGCTCTTCGCCGAGCGCAAGGTCGTGGTCGTACGCAACGCGCAGGATCTCTCGGCCGACACGATCAAGGACGTGAAGTCGTACCTGGGGGCGCCCGCGGAGGAGATCACCCTCGTGCTGCTGCATGCGGGCGGCGCCAAGGGCAAGGGCCTGCTGGATGCCGCGCGCAAGGCGGGGGCGCGGGAGGTCGCGTGCCCCAAGATGACGAAGCCGGCGGACCGGCTGGCCTTTGTGCGCGGGGAGTTCCGGGCGTTGGGGAGGTCCGCGACGTCCGAGGCGGGCCAGGCACTTGTCGACTCCATCGGGAGTGATCTGCGGGAGCTGGCGTCGGCGGTGTCCCAGCTGACGGCGGACGTCGAGGGGACGATCGACGAGGCGGTGGTCGGGCGGTACTACACGGGGCGGGCCGAGGCGTCGAGCTTCACGGTGGCGGACCGGGCGGTCGAGGGGAGGGCGGCGGAGGCGTTGGAGGCGTTGCGCTGGTCGCTGTCCACCGGGGTTGCGCCGGTCATGATCACCAGCGCGTTGGCGCAGGGTGTGCGGGCCATTGGGAAGCTGTCGTCCGCTCGGGGTGGGCGGCCGGCCGATCTGGCGCGTGAGCTGGGGATGTCGCCGTGGAAGAT from Streptomyces avermitilis MA-4680 = NBRC 14893 includes the following:
- a CDS encoding arylamine N-acetyltransferase family protein encodes the protein MNSAQADAYLRRIGVTHPAWPTVDVLRELQLHHLRTVPFENLSIHLGEEIVLDEKRLLDKVVGARRGGFCYELNGAFGALLESLGFDVTLLAARVYGEEGRLGVPYDHLALRVRTVDGGDWLADVGFGAHSHYPLAFGERGEQVDPGGTFRVIEAGVDAAGARSSGGSAASGDLDVLRDGKPQYRLETRPRVLGDFVAGLWWHSTSPKSHFTQSLVCSRVTEDGGRITLSGRRFTVTAADGRKEVSDLGTDEEVLGVYRERFGIELDQVPTVQKRGEIG
- the holA gene encoding DNA polymerase III subunit delta, with amino-acid sequence MAKKTAHDDPLAPVTLAVGQEDLLLDRAVQEVVAAARAADADTDVRDLTSDQLQPGTLAELTSPSLFAERKVVVVRNAQDLSADTIKDVKSYLGAPAEEITLVLLHAGGAKGKGLLDAARKAGAREVACPKMTKPADRLAFVRGEFRALGRSATSEAGQALVDSIGSDLRELASAVSQLTADVEGTIDEAVVGRYYTGRAEASSFTVADRAVEGRAAEALEALRWSLSTGVAPVMITSALAQGVRAIGKLSSARGGRPADLARELGMSPWKIDRVRQQMRGWTPDGVAVALRAVAEADAGVKGGGDDPEYALEKAVVAIAGAARSRRG
- a CDS encoding recombinase family protein, translating into MTTQLRGVSVLRLSVLTDETTSPERQRAANAAAAAGLGIDLGDREAVDLGVSASKTTPFERPELGKWLRRPDDFDALCFWRFDRAVRSMADMDDLVKWARENKKVIVFAEGPGGRLTLDFRNGVDLITELILKIFAFAAQFEAQSIRERVISAQDAMRVMPLRWRGSRPPYGYMPAPLDGGGWTLAQDPEAVAVIERIILELMGDPSKSVLGKSAADVARGLNADGIPSPRDHWSLKKGRDTGGKTGGRAGETVTRGRFTWRHGSIKELLTSERMLGWKTQDNKPVRDSEGKPVMATAEPILTREEFDAIGAVLSERSVDNKKVDRVDTMALLLRIIHCEGCGQRMYLHRPSANSKSTSKTETYKCGALTRGQKCDAPSIIKREWAEEYVERQFLWMLGALEVTHTRTIPGYDPQPEIDATLAEFEEHQAQRGRQKSNAGKAAWQRHADSLDARLADLESREKTPPRVEEIRSGKTYSRIWASADTAGKRKMLQDAGAHLNVKRSSRGGWRKLDERRVDFTVRDPFFAEAASELTSMGDELAANG